From the genome of Symphalangus syndactylus isolate Jambi chromosome 5, NHGRI_mSymSyn1-v2.1_pri, whole genome shotgun sequence, one region includes:
- the CCDC32 gene encoding coiled-coil domain-containing protein 32 isoform X5, translating to MKMFESADSTATRSGQDLWAEICSCLPNPDQEDGANNAFSDSFVDSCPEGEGQREVADFAVQPAVKPWAPLQDSEVYLASLEKKLRRIKGLNQEVTSKDMLRTLAQAKKECWDRFLQEKLASEFFVDGLDSDER from the exons ATGAAAATGTTTGAGAGCGCTGACTCTACAGCCACAAGATCTGGCCAGGATCTCTGGGCTGAAATTTGTTCCTGTCTGCCAAATCCTGACCAAGAAGATGGTGCCAACAATGCCTTCTCAGACTCCTTTGTGGATTCTTGCCCTGAAGGTGAAGGCCAGAGGGAGGTGGCTGACTTTGCTGTCCAGCCAGCTGTAAAGCCTTGGGCTCCCTTGCAGGATTCAGAAGTGTATTTAGCATCTCTAG AGAAGAAGCTAAGAAGAATCAAAGGTTTAAATCAGGAAGTGACTTCCAAGGACATGCTTCGAACTCTGGCCCAAGCCAAGAAGGAATGCTGGGATCGGTTCCTCCAGGAGAAGTTAGCTTCAGAGTTCTTTGTGGATGGACTTGATTCTGATGAGAG